A DNA window from Pogona vitticeps strain Pit_001003342236 chromosome 2, PviZW2.1, whole genome shotgun sequence contains the following coding sequences:
- the HTR1A gene encoding 5-hydroxytryptamine receptor 1A yields MELSNSTVAATAGANSSGGGGEPTASPASPTAAASLGYQLGTSVALGALILFAVLGNACVIAAIALERSLQTVANYLIGSLAVTDLMVSVLVLPMAALYQVLGKWTLGQVTCDIFISLDVLCCTSSILHLCAIALDRYWAITDPIDYVNKRTPRRAAVLISLTWLIGFLISIPPMLGWRTPEDRSDPNACTISKDPGYTIYSTFGAFYIPLLLMLVLYGRIFKAARFRIRKTVKKVDKKQPAQQPPLPLAAEPSAEPVADTCLSISPASEPKKANGGPPQPPQQAKSWKSAVEPKGGGGGVCINGALRPGGEDGPVAPSALEILEVTPSNATKSHLPLPNHHHHHHEQQQQPSLPGSATPALERKNEPKNAEAKRKMALARERKTVKTLGIIMGTFILCWLPFFIVALVLPFCEEGCYMPDWLGAVINWLGYSNSLLNPVIYAYFNKDFQSAFKKIVRCKFCTQ; encoded by the coding sequence ATGGAGCTGTCCAACAGCACGGTGGCGGCGACGGCCGGAGCCAatagcagcggcggcggcggcgagccgACGGCGAGTCCGGCCAGCCCGACGGCAGCGGCCAGCCTGGGCTACCAGCTGGGCACGTCGGTGGCCCTCGGGGCGCTGATCCTCTTCGCAGTGCTGGGCAACGCCTGCGTGATCGCGGCCATCGCGCTGGAGCGCTCCCTGCAGACGGTGGCCAACTACCTGATCGGCTCGCTGGCCGTCACGGACCTGATGGTGTCGGTACTGGTGCTGCCCATGGCCGCCCTCTACCAAGTGCTGGGCAAGTGGACCCTGGGCCAGGTGACCTGCGACATCTTCATCTCGCTCGACGTGCTGTGCTGCACCTCCTCCATTCTCCACCTGTGCGCCATTGCCCTGGACCGCTACTGGGCCATCACCGACCCCATAGACTACGTCAACAAGCGGACGCCCCGGCGGGCCGCAGTTCTGATCAGCCTCACCTGGCTGATCGGTTTCCTCATCTCTATCCCGCCCATGCTGGGCTGGCGGACCCCCGAGGACCGCTCGGACCCCAACGCCTGCACCATCAGCAAGGACCCCGGCTACACTATCTACTCCACCTTCGGCGCCTTCTAcattccccttctcctcatgctgGTCCTCTACGGGCGCATCTTCAAGGCGGCCCGCTTCCGCATCCGGAAGACGGTCAAGAAAGTGGACAAAAAGCAGCCGGCGCAGCAGCCGCCGCTACCGCTGGCAGCTGAACCGTCTGCGGAGCCCGTGGCCGACACCTGTCTCTCCATCTCGCCCGCCAGCGAGCCGAAGAAGGCCAACGGAGGACCTCCACAGCCGCCGCAGCAAGCCAAAAGCTGGAAAAGTGCCGTCGAGCCCAAAGGAGGCGGCGGAGGCGTCTGCATCAACGGGGCCCTCCGGCCAGGGGGTGAGGACGGCCCGGTGGCCCCCTCGGCTTTGGAGATCCTGGAGGTGACGCCTTCCAACGCCACCAAAAGCCACCTGCCCCtgcccaaccaccaccaccaccaccacgagcagcagcagcagccctccCTGCCGGGCTCGGCCACGCCGGCCTTGGAGCGGAAGAACGAGCCCAAGAACGCGGAGGCCAAGCGCAAGATGGCTTTGGCCCGCGAGCGCAAGACGGTCAAGACGCTGGGCATCATCATGGGCACCTTCATCCTGTGCTGGCTGCCCTTCTTCATCGTGGCCCTGGTCCTGCCCTTCTGCGAGGAGGGCTGCTACATGCCCGACTGGCTGGGGGCCGTCATCAACTGGCTGGGCTACTCCAACTCCCTCCTCAACCCCGTCATCTACGCTTACTTCAACAAAGATTTCCAAAGTGCTTTTAAGAAGATCGTCCGGTGCAAGTTTTGCACGCAGTGA